From Oreochromis niloticus isolate F11D_XX linkage group LG1, O_niloticus_UMD_NMBU, whole genome shotgun sequence, a single genomic window includes:
- the LOC100695459 gene encoding regulator of G-protein signaling 9-binding protein-like encodes MELLEVDMKRSLEIAQDFPLKVPTRHLIQTGMTGSTTTVAARAMSVQNMKYEADSNIDTADLRDLQAEITQVSQMMEEMEMKVQVAPWAVEAKQEAGAELKSNMSVGNSSVGVISICEEEPKEEGGGGSREAGFASICAVIGFFVIVIVALVLGYLVVNM; translated from the coding sequence ATGGAGCTTCTTGAGGTGGACATGAAAAGGTCCTTAGAGATAGCACAGGATTTCCCCCTCAAGGTGCCCACAAGACACCTCATCCAGACAGGGATGACCGGCAGCACCACTACGGTGGCGGCCCGGGCCATGAGCGTGCAGAATATGAAGTACGAGGCGGACAGCAATATCGACACGGCAGACCTCAGAGACCTGCAGGCCGAGATCACCCAGGTGAGCCAGATGATGGAAGAGATGGAGATGAAGGTGCAGGTGGCGCCGTGGGCCGTTGAGGCGAAGCAGGAGGCAGGCGCTGAGCTCAAGTCCAACATGAGTGTAGGGAATTCCTCCGTGGGTGTCATCTCGATCTGCGAAGAGGAGCCCAAAGAAGAAGGTGGCGGAGGGAGCAGGGAGGCTGGTTTTGCGTCAATCTGCGCTGTGATTGGATTCTTTGTCATCGTTATAGTCGCCTTGGTTCTAGGCTATTTGGTTGTCAATATGTGA
- the nudt19 gene encoding LOW QUALITY PROTEIN: nucleoside diphosphate-linked moiety X motif 19 (The sequence of the model RefSeq protein was modified relative to this genomic sequence to represent the inferred CDS: deleted 2 bases in 1 codon; substituted 2 bases at 2 genomic stop codons), with product MNTTLKHWKEAATLILAAGRGRGHPESTADRGKQLWTVTSAHRSLFDYDVLLLKRSGKGGFMPNAYVFPGGVVDASDFSSEWLDIFRSFTNSPTFGLRSVKQHLETRPPIFATDRLKLGSPIPGEVALRICALRETFEESGVLLVAPXNRGEKNVKKHKGLWLHXALRVNDLCSSELTKWRALVNQNPSNFIRMCRELQVLPNIWALHEWGNWLTPASRYGTTRFDTAFFICCLQEIPHTLQDDKEIERFQWSTPSEILQSYQAQKLWIAPPQFYELSRLCRFPLLNDLHNFASQRATAGCEQWMPVVVSNDEHLISLLPGDKLYPVDSPRDSEAAKNTVPPSKDHQDASPLHRIVISDRYTLRVQITITPKYNHVLPVAHSAVSHDSKSQL from the exons ATGAACACGACACTGAAGCACTGGAAAGAGGCGGCCACTCTGATTTTAGCTGCAGGACGCGGGCGTGGT CACCCCGAGAGCACCGCTGACAGGGGAAAGCAGCTCTGGACAGTCACATCTGCCCACAGGTCCCTCTTTGATTACGACGTTTTGCTGCTTAAAAGAAGCGGTAAAGGCGGATTCATGCCCAATGCTTATGTGTTTCCTGGGGGCGTGGTGGACGCGTCAGATTTTTCCAGTGAGTGGCTGGACATTTTCAGATCTTTCACTAACTCCCCCACTTTCGGGTTAAGAAGTGTCAAACAGCATCTGGAGACCAGACCTCCGATCTTTGCTACTGACCGACTGAAACTAGGCTCTCCCATCCCGGGAGAAGTCGCCCTCCGGATCTGCGCGTTGAGGGAAACATTTGAGGAATCTGGCGTACTTCTGGTTGCTCCCTAAaatagaggagaaaaaaatgttaaaaaacatAAAGGACTTTGGTTACATTGAGCACTACGGGTGAATGATCTGTGCAGCAGTGAGCTCACCAAGTGGAGGGCTCTGGTTAACCAGAACCCCTCCAACTTCATCAGGATGTGCAGAGAGCTGCAGGTGTTGCCTAACATCTGGGCTTTACATGAGTGGGGCAACTGGCTGACTCCAGCAAGCCGATATGGGACGACGAGGTTTGACACAGCTTTCTTCATCTGCTGCTTGCAGGAGATCCCGCATACGCTACAAGATGATAAGGAAATTGAGCGTTTTCAG tggtCCACACCCTCAGAGATCTTGCAGAGCTACCAGGCACAGAAGTTGTGGATTGCGCCTCCACAGTTCTATGAACTCAGCCGCCTGTGCCGCTTCCCTCTACTAAATGATCTCCATAACTTCGCCAGCCAGCGTGCAACAGCGGGCTGTGAGCAGTGGATGCCCGTTGTTGTATCAAATGATGAACACCTTATATCGCTGCTGCCAG GTGATAAACTTTATCCAGTGGACAGCCCAAGAGACTCTGAAGCTGCGAAAAACACAGTCCCTCCATCAAAGGATCATCAGGATGCTTCGCCGCTCCACCGTATTGTCATATCAGATCGATACACTTTAAGGGTACAGATCACCATCACTCCAAAATACAACCACGTCCTACCTGTTGCACATTCAGCAGTGTCACATGACTCAAAAAGTCAGCTTTGA